Proteins from a genomic interval of Callospermophilus lateralis isolate mCalLat2 chromosome 1, mCalLat2.hap1, whole genome shotgun sequence:
- the LOC143400751 gene encoding olfactory receptor 7E24-like, with protein sequence MSFSEDPDLQPILFGLFLSMYLVTVLGNLLIILVVISDPHLHTPMYFFLSNLSLADIGFISTTVPNMIVNIQTHNDVISYAGCLTQMSFFAIFVCMDYMLLTVMAYDRFVAICHPLHYPVIMNPRLCGFLVLVSFLLSLLDFQLHNLMILKITSFKNVEISSFFCDPSQLLNLSCSDTYSNIIVKYVLIVIYGLFPIAGIFFSYYKIISSILRIPSSGGKYKAFSTCGSHLGVVCLFLGTAFGVYFGSSVSHSPRKGAVASLMYTVVTPMLNPFIYSLRNRDIKSALRRLHSKSQHSW encoded by the coding sequence ATGAGCTTCTCAGAGGATCCAGACCTGCAACCCATCCTCTTTGgactgttcctgtccatgtaccTGGTCACAGTGCTTGGGAACCTGCTCATCATTCTGGTTGTCATCTCTGACCCccacctccacacccccatgtacttcttcctctccaacctgtccttggCTGACATTGGTTTCATCTCCACCACAGTCCCTAACATGATTGTAAATATTCAGACTCACAATGATGTCATCTCCTATGCGGGCTGTCTGACACAGATGtccttttttgccatttttgtctGTATGGATTATATGCTTCTGACTGTGATGGCCTATGACCGGTTTGTGGCCATCTGTCACCCCCTACATTATCCAGTCATTATGAATCCTCGCCTCTGTGGCTTCTTAGTTTTGGTGTCATTTTTGCTGAGTCTCTTGGACTTCCAGTTGCACAATTTGATGATCTTAAAAATTACCAGCTTCAAGAATGTGGAAATTTCTAGTTTCTTTTGTGATCCTTCTCAACTCCTGAATCTTTCCTGTTCGGACACCTACTCTAATATCATTGTCAAATACGTTCTTATTGTCATCTATGGCCTTTTCCCCATTGCAGGGATCTTTTTCTCTTACTACAAAATTATTTCCTCCATTCTGAGGATCCCATCCTCAGGTGGGAAGTacaaagccttctccacctgtgggtctcacctgggagttgtttgcttatttttaggAACAGCCTTTGGTGTGTACTTTGGATCATCTGTATCACATTCTCCTAGAAAGGGTGCGGTGGCCTCTCTGATGTACACTGTGGTCACTCCCATGCTGAATCCcttcatctacagcctgaggaacaggGATATTAAGAGTGCCCTGAGGAGGCTGCACAGCAAATCTCAGCACTCATGGTGA